In the genome of Raphanus sativus cultivar WK10039 chromosome 9, ASM80110v3, whole genome shotgun sequence, the window GAGTAGATGGAGACAGAAAGTCAGTTCAAGCCGGTGAAACTAAAAGACGCCACTAACCTAATCAACCAACAAGTTAATCTCCTTGGCATCGTTATCGAACTAAGACAACCCAAGCAATGCAGcaacaaaagtaaaacatctCAAAACCCTTTTTagattcctttttattttttatttttgtctcaATCTATCAATTTAATTGCTTACTTGGGTGTCAGATTGGGTTTGTACGCTTCATATAATCGACGATTCCTACCCAAGACCAGGTCTTACAGTTAATGTATTTAGTAATAATCGTGAAGAACTTCCGAAACACTATGGCATGATGATTCTCTTATTAAACGTCAAGGTACATCATTTGGTTCTGTCTTTTTTGGTCCCTTTTGTCTTAAAGATAGATACAATAACtctaaaaaaaacatattatttgtCTGTAGATGCAATCTTTTGATGGTGGGAGAAGAGTAAACGCTGCCTGTAAACAAAGGTCTTCCTCCTTTGCCTTGTTTCAAAGACGAAGTGGAGATGGTGATTTTGTATGTTGGCAATCCTCCTCGAATTTTGACGGTGAAGAGAGATACGAGAGTTCTATAATCGAGCTAGGCAAAGTGTTTGCTCTTACTGGCATCTTTGATCAAGGTAAACAACACATCATctctaatattttcaaaaatttcgaTGATCTTTGCTTTGATTGTCGTCCGTCCACTTGTGGTTCCTTAGCTTCACAGATTTCACCTTACAAGCCAGAACCAGCTCAACCTCCTCCGGTGTTTTCGTTTTTGAGAGAGATCAATGATGGAAACCGCTTCAATCTAGTGTGCAAGGTTAACATTTTCAGTCTTTAATTTAACAATGAAAAGAAACCACTTGATGATTTTCTCATAGTGTAGGTCCTCCATGTCGATGAAGACACGAACACCATTTTCGTCTGGGATGGAACTGATGCGCCCCCTGCTTCTATGTTAGTATTCCAACAAtaatttttgatcttttttttagCTATCCATATACTATATgcttactcttcttcttctatttgGAGTGTTTTTTTACAGTGGGTTTGAAGACAAGCCGGTTAGCAATCTCTCAGTTCATACTCTTCTCTCAAGAGATATATTGCGAAGCTTTCCCACCGTTGGAACCATACTGAGAGTCTCTCTAAGTAATCATCATCTGTTTCATGGTGTTGTTAAACCTGGTGACTGGGTGAAACTCTGCCTGCTACTACTTTGTGTAGTTGATAAGGGATCTTGGATAGGTAAAGTTACCGGCTCTACAACGGTTGTTACTCTAGCACAGGATGATCATTTAGTAGAAAAGATTATGAGGATTTATGAGAAGAGAATCACATCAAAGATGGGACATATTCCGTTTTGGAGTTTTCCATCTCCTCCAGGATTAACAGGTTACAGTGCTTAAGATTATTTGTTTCGGTAATGATAaggatttttatttaaatgtctaacattctgtttttttttttgcttcaggAACAGATGCCGATCAAGTCCCATTTGTTACACTCATGGACATTATAACTTTCCCCAAGGTAAATAATGcaccgattttttttttttttttgacattatTATTGAATGTAGTAGAATGAATCATTGTTTACTTGgattttttaagtttattacAGGTTACATACAAATACAGATGCATTGTTCGAGTGGTGTTTGCATTTCCTTCGCAAGTAGAGGACGAGAATGGTCATTACCGAGTTCTGTTGACCCTGGAGGATCCAACAGCAGCTTTAGAGGCTTTCTTATGCGACGAAGAAGCAGTTAAAAACATTTCGGTTTATGCCATCTAAAACAGTAAACATAGATTATCATTAGTCATGTCATATAGTCTCTTCAAACTAGAGTTTCTTTTACCGGCAGGAGCATTTTTGGGGCGTAGGGTTACAACAGAACACAGAGATGTTGAGGAAGAAGTGGAATCAGTTGCTTGGAATAACAAGGGAAAGCTCAGCATCTTTGGCTACAAGACATCCACCGTGGATAGAGTGCTGTATCTTCTCCTATTATACCAGTAAAGCTGACCCTTGGAGAACAAGATCATACAAAGTATTTGGCACTAACCTTCTTGATTAAGAAGCTGTTTTAGTGGTCAAATGACTAGAAAGTTAGGCGGTTTAGACCATGTTTATAAATGTAGGATGATGTTCTTGACTTAGCTATCATTGAGACCATATCAAGTAGTGGCAAATTGTTTAAGTTAGATATTGGATGCAAAGGGTATGGTCTATAAAAATCAATCAATCTGGTTACAAACCATTGAatcagaatgttcatcaccggAAGCGCTTTGGGAAGAAATACCAACCcaactctaattttttttttttgaacaactcaTTTCATGTTCAGAACATAAATAGGTATTGGtgtttcaaagaaaaagaaagaacataAATAggaatcaaaaacaaaaccgatGAATTCATACAGCGAACATCTTTTATAGACACAACACAAATCTCAACCAAACAAATGAAACAATGGCATATGACTCGTCCAAATAGAGAGAAAAACGGAGCGAAACCAACCGTCAAAGACCAGAAAATCAAAACAGCTCCATTCCAACAAAGCATCTCttcaaaaacaatcaaaacagCTCAGCCAAATACTTTATTTGTGTACCATGTGAAAAGATAACGAGAAAAAGAAAGTATATTGCACTAAGTAATCGAACAAGTAgtagcaatttttttttttgcttaaagtAGTAGCAATTTATTTGTGAAAATATAAACGGCAAAATTGTTAATAAgctttttctcaaaaaaaatttgttaataagCTACAGTGTAagattttttgttctttgtaaCTTAATTAGATTTTCTTGTTATATTAAAGATTTATATGAAGTAAATATAAACTGGtatgatgtcaaaaaaaatgGTATGAAAGTAAAATACTCCATTTTAAATAATGTGAACGTTCATAATgttgtttaatataaatttgatgcAAGTATAAacacataatttatttatgattttgtagccactaaattatttttattttaaagaacaTTGCATATTATCAACTAGAAATCCACACAAGAAAAagcatataaattaaatttccattagaaaaaaacacaaagctTAGTCAAATGTGTTTAAAGACATTAAAAAAACTCACATATTGTCATCCTCATCCTTCTATTACgcaaaaaatacttaataaataataacaatcaAAACATATTACTATGTTTCATTAATTTGTATGAAGCACTAATATGTAagaatatatttcttttattggGAGAATTTCAATTTTAGGTATCTcacaaaaatgatattttaattaataggCATTTTAAATATTAAGATACACAtccaaatttatttaaatggaaatttattttataattattctagctatttggttataaaaaaaactttataatcaAAATGTTGTAATACTAATAAGTTTAAGTAGTACTGGTCACCTAACCGCATCTTTAATGATGAGTTTTACGTAGTAAATGTAAGTTTTCGTGGGATTAATTTTTGGATCTAAAATTTTGAGATCCTtatgattatcaaaaaaaattaacaaaaaaaattattgtctATAAGCCTCATAACGTTTCTTTTTTGCCAAACTAATATTATCTTTGCAAAACTAAAACAACTTTAAATAGACTGTTTAGTCAAAACGGTTAGGGGCATTCACATGATTAACTAGACCATGTATTTTTGTTGAATTAGACTATTAGTTATGTTAAGAacttaaattatttatactacgaagtagataaaaaaaatcagttaatttttaatttccaATGAAGAAAGACATTTCGTGAACCGACAAAATTGGGTGTGCGTGTCGGAGACCAAGCTCGGTTAATAGTATTTGAAAGTTTATGAATGTTAAAGAGTAATTAATTCAGACCAAATCCAAGAGATTAGGAGGTGGAAGAGAAGAGGGGACAAACACGAAAACGgcgaaaaaagaaacaaagtaaaaaaagaaaaaaaaaagacaataataCTCAAAAATATTCGAGGGGGGAAAGAAAATATTCGAGAAACCCGTTTAGATTTATTTGCACCTCCTTCCTTTCGTCATTTTTGCTCGTCTTTCTCCACCAAATCTGAGTGTCTTGAAGTTCTTCTCTCGGATGTGTTCTTATCACTCCAGATCCAGAATCTGTGTCTGAAGTCTCTGATCTACGATACAAAATGGTGAGATCTCATTGTCTGTGTGTTTTAGTTGATTCATTTTGATCAAATCCCCTTTAATTTGGGGTGATTAAgttaattttgtgtgtttttattttattttgggatCATGGCTTTGAGCTGACTTAAGAGTCATCATCTGTTGATTCACCAGTCTTGTCTGAATCAAGAGATTTGACTTCAACTACGACCATTCTGTTTTGAGTTTGATGTTTGGTCTGAATCTTCATAAGCTCTATTTGTTCATTACCAcaatacttttgtttttttcttttctcttacATTTACGATTTTGATCAACCACTGGAAACTTAAAGCAAtcaaaatgtaatttatttaagATATTCTGATCACCGTAAATGAGTTTGTGAGAGAGCTTAAAAAGTGGGTTTTATACTGAGAGGAGCTTGCTTTAGTTCTTAAGCTTTCACATCAGTCTTATAACTAAGCCTTTTGACAACCCTTTTTTGTATCTACAGGCTGGTAACTTCAGTCCTTCAGTTGGGTCTTGTGTGTGGGTGGAGGACCGTGACGAAGCATGGATCGATGGTGAAGTTGTAGAGGTTAATGGTGAAGTTATCAAAGTCCTATCCACTTCAGGGAAACATGTATATGCAGGCCTCTGCTTCTCTTCTTAAATTAAAACCTTCTGATTGAAAAGCAGTTTTTCTTACTTaggaaaaaaaactttaaaaaaatttcaggTTGTTGCAAAAGCATCTGctgtttatccaaaagataccGAAGCGCCAGCATCTGGAGTTGATGACATGACAAGACTTGCTTATTTGCATGAGCCTGGAGTTCTACAGAATTTGCATTCAAGATATGATATTAATGAGATTTATGTGAGTAAATAAACATtcctattgattttttttttttttttcaaataatatattataggTGGACTAacacttttattttcttatagacTTATACAGGAAGCATACTGATTGCTGTTAATCCGTTTAGAAGGCTTCCGCATCTTTATAGTAGCCATATGATGGCGCAGTATAAAGGAGCTGCCTTAGGGGAGCTAAGTCCACATCCATTCGCCGTTGCGGATGCTGCATATAGGTAAATATATCCATACACACTggtgaaacattttttttgcttttgtatttttgttgttgttgttgaccCTTTGTGTGTAACTTTGCCTGTTTTCTCGTCTCGTTCTAATGCAGGCAGATGATTAATGACGGAGTAAGTCAATCTATTCTGGTTAGTGGAGAAAGTGGCGCTGGTAAAACTGAAAGCACAAAGTTGCTGATGAGATATCTTGCTTACATGGGAGGGAGAGCTGCTTCTGAGGGAAGAAGTGTTGAACAAAAAGTGTTGGAGGTGACAAAAAGCAtcctatttatatatgtttaataatcAGATCCTGCTTTTAGAAGAGTGAACAAATAACTAAAGtgttgatcttcttctttttttttttgctttggtCTGTTTCTTACAAGCTTCTTGATTGTGTCTTTAATTCAGTCAAATCCTGTGTTAGAAGCATTCGGAAATGCAAAGACTGTCAGGAACAATAATTCCAGGTAACAATCTGTAGAGCATTCTTTCATCTACTTTATTCATAAGCTTTTGAAATTTCGTTTATTTACTCGTTTTGTTTGTGTACTTTATAGTCGTTTTGGTAAGTTCGTGGAGATTCAATTTGACGAAAAGGGAAGGATATCAGGAGCTGCCATAAGAACTTATTTGCTAGAAAGATCACGTGTTTGTCAGGTTTCTGACCCTGAAAGAAACTATCACTGTTTCTACATGCTTTGTGCTGCTCCAAAAGAAGTAAGTTTTTTGTGATTCActtaaaaagagaaagaagtaaGTTTTGGCTTTTACTAATACACAACCTTGTTTTCTGAAATGATATTTTCTACTATCAGGATGTGCAGAGATACAAACTGGGTGAACCAAAGGCATACCATTATCTCAATCAATCTAAATGTCTAGAGGTGGATAGCATAAATGATGCTGAGGAGTACCATGCTACAAGACGTGCTATGGAGGTCGTCGGGATCAGTACTGAAGAGCAGGTATAAACTATATTGTCTCTTGTAGAAAAGAGTTTATACTTTACTGATATCTCGTTTCAGGATGCGATTTTCAGCGTTGTAGCTGCCATTCTCCATCTCGGGAATGTTGAGTTTGCTAAAGGAGCAGAGACTGATTCATCGGTTCCTAAAGATGAAAAATCATTGTTTCATCTGAAAACTGCAGCTGAGCTTCTCAGGTAAATgcctgttttgttttgttttgttttgttttctgtttttggaGTAGTGAAGTAGGTTTCCTTATCTATATCGTCTTTCCTTTTCCAGCTGCGATGAAAAGGCACTTGAGGATTCACTatgcaagcgtatcatggtaaCTCGTGATGAAACCATCACAAAAACTCTTGATCCAGAAGCTGCTACTCTTAGTAGAGATGCTTTGGCTAAAGTCATGTACTCACGGTTGTTTGACTGGTGGGTTTCTAGATTCTACCCTGATGACTGGTGCTTTTCCACTATAGTTCTATACTAATCCTTTTTATGGTCTTTGCAGGCTTGTTGACAAGATTAATAATTCAATTGGTCAAGATCCTCACTCGAAGTACTTGATTGGTGTTCTTGATATTTATGGATTTGAGAGTTTCAAGACAAACAGGTGCTTAAGTGGTATGCTTGTAGTTTTTGTTGTTGGTTAGATGGGTTTCTTTAATAAAGTGGATCTATCTCTGATACAATATATGGGTCTGGTCAGTATCATATTCAAGCTAGTGCTTGTTTTTTTAACATAGTTGGGATTCTCTTACTGGCTATCAAGTTAGTGAGCTTGTGAGGTTTAACTTCattgtttgatttttaaattactcATGACTGTTTCTTTTAGTTCTTTGGCCTCTGATACTTACAATCACAAGCTTGATTGCAGTTTTGAGCAATTTTGTATCAATCTGACCAATGAAAAACTCCAGCAGCACTTTAATCAGGTATGGTTCAGAAAAAAACTCTTTTACTTTTTGAGTAGTAGCCTTTTCTATATTCTGGAGGTGTCTAAATTATCTCCGTGCAGCATGTCTTTAAAATGGAGCAAGAGGAGTATAAGAAGGAGGAGATCAACTGGAGCTATATAGAGTTCGTTGACAATCAAGATATCTTAGACCTAATAGAAAAGGTATCTATGTGATGATATGTATGTATCCTTGTTGCCAGTTATCTTGCCATGGTAGACAGGAAGGCAATTAAAAATTCGATCTAGACGCCTGCCTAAACAATAATTTTCTGTTTGGTCATTTTTTTCTGTGTTCTTCAGAAACCCGGAGGTATTATTGCACTGCTAGATGAGGCTTGGTGAGTATGAAACCCAAACTGCCTTTGCAATCAGTTCAACTtcacaaacttgggtttgtTTTTGAACAACATAGCTGAAGTGAGACTTTTGCCATGCAGCATGTTTCCAAGGTCAACACATGAAACTTTTGCACAGAAGCTATACCAGACATTCAAAAACCACAAACGCTTTACCAAACCGAAATTAGCTCGCAGCGACTTCACAATCTGTCATTACGCTGGTGATGTGAGTCTTTCATTGGTTCACAATGATTGTGAAATAAACGTTTCCAAGACATTACCAGTAAATGTTTCTGTGGTTATATGGTCTAACAAACCATTGGTTTATTGTTGCAGGTCACTTATCAGACAGAACTTTTCCTGGACAAGAACAAAGATTACGTTATAGCTGAGCATCAAGCACTGTTAAATTCTTCAAGTTGTTCCTTTGTAGCAAGTTTGTTCCCACCAATGACTGACGATTTCAATAAGTCAAAATTCTCATCTATAGGTACCCGTTTCAAGGTGAGTCTGATTTTAAGTTCCTATTTCGACTTAACAGTTCTGGTCTATTGATTCCATTGTCTGCTTCTTTTCAGCAACAATTGGTATCGTTGCTTGAGATTCTCAATACCACGGAGCCACACTATATTCGCTGTATCAAACCAAATAACCTACTCAAGCCTGGAATCTTTGAGAACGAAAACATTTTACAGCAATTACGTTGTGGGGTGCGACGAATGACATTCTCTAGTTCAGTTTcttgtgatttttttgtttctatttttgaaagAAGTATACTATTGTTTGTGTTGATGACTTCAGGGAGTGATGGAGGCAATCAGGATAAGTTGTGCTGGCTATCCTACCAGGAAACATTTCGATGAATTCTTGAACAGATTTGGTATTCTTGCTCCAGAAGTGTTGGTCAAGAAGTATGATTGTTTGTTCCCATCTCTTAGGATTTTACTTTACTGAATGGTTATGTTTATTGACATGTGAGATTCCTTTTTATAATAAGCTCTGATGACCCTGCTGCTTGCAAGAAGCTTCTGGAGAAAGTTGGACTCGAAGGTTATCAGGTAAGTTGCCTCATTTGTAATGTGTGATGATGAGCTACATACATTGATAGTGGAGGATTGAACATTTGCTTTTGTAGATTGGCAAGACAAAGGTGTTTCTGAGGGCTGGACAAATGGCAGACTTGGATACCAGAAGGACTGAGGTCTTGGGAAGATCAGCAAGCATTATCCAGAGAAAAGTCCGGTCTTATCTTGCTAAAAAGAGTTTCATCCTTCTTCGTAATTCTGCTAAGCAGATTCAGTCAGTTTGCAGAGGTACTTTTAAACGTTCTActgaacatgtttttttttttttttttttagtttagtttcTGGACTGTGTCTTCCTGTTTGTCAGGGTATCTTGCTAGAAATGTATATGAAGGCATGCGCAGGGAAGCTGCTGCTTTAACGATACAGAGAGACCTGCGTATGTTTCTGGCTAGGAAGGCTTATACAGAACTATTTTCTGCTTCTGTTTCGGTCCAAGCTGGTATGCGTGGTATGGTTGCCCGCAACGAACTGTGTTTCAGAAGGCAGACGAAAGCAGCAATAGTAATTCAGGTACACTTAAAGAGATTAAGTCCTTTCATAGAGACCTATGGATAACAATGAAACAGCTGTCTCTGGGTCATATTCTCATCGTGGTAAGATCATTTGTTATTATAGACTTGGTGCCGTGGATACTTGGCCCGGCTGCATTACAGAAAACTAAAGAAAGCAGCTATCACGACACAATGTGCATGGAGGTCAAAGGTTGCTCGTGGGGAACTTCGGAAGCTTAAGATGGTGAGATgtggtttttagttttgttctaTGGTCTCTTGTTTCAGAGGTTCACTTATGAAGGTATTGCttttttcataaattaattCTATAATTCGTTTTACACATAGGCTGCTCGAGAAACTGGAGCACTTCAAGAAGCCAAGAACAAGCTAGAGAAGCAAGTTGAAGAGCTGACTTGGAGACTGCAGTTAGAAAAACGGATAAGAGTGagatttttgcatttaaaaaaaaatgtctccAAGAGTTTTTTTGTTCATCTTCTTTCAATGCTGCAGACTGACCTGGAAGAGGCCAAGAAACAAGAAAGTGCAAAAGCGCAGTCTTCTTTGGAGGAACTGGAACTTAGATGCAAAGAAACTGAGGCATTGCTTATTAAAGAGCGTGAAGCTGCCAAGAAAGTTACCGAGATTGCCCCCATTATTAAAGAGGTTCCTGTGGTTAATCAGGAGTTAATGGAAAAAATcacaaatgaaaatgaaaagcTAAAGGTTTGTGAGAGTTTCTGAATCTGTTGTACCTTAATTACTTAACTGTTGAAGAGAGTAAGTATATGGCAATGTTCTGGATTGCTTGTCATGTACAGGGGATGGTGAGTTCACTGGAAATGAAAATCGATGAGACAGAGAAAAAACTTCAAGAGACAACCAAGATTAGTGAGGATAGACTTAAGAAAGCATTGGATGCTGAATCCAAACTAGTGAAGTTGAAAACCGCAATGCAAAGGTCCCTTTTTGCAATAGACTATCCTTGGCATTGTTAAGAACTCTTGCTGTGATTTGCTTACTTGTCTTGACGTTTGCATCTGTAGGCTTGAAGAGAAAATCTTAGACATGGAAGCTGAGAAAGACATTATGCGTCTGCATCAGCAAACTATCTCAAGCACTCCTGTGAGGACTACTACTCTAGGACATCCTCCAACAGCACCTATTAAGGTAGAAAGTACTCTTTGAGCTGCCTTCTTACCAGCAATCAGATGCTAACTTTTTCCTCAAATCTGTTTGTAGAATCTGGAAAATGGCCACCAAATAAACTTGGAAAGCGAGTTCAATGTATAGTTTCCTCCAACCAGCAATTCTCATCATTGTTTATTTGTTTGCATTTTTTTACATTAGTTATTAATCTGTGAAGTCTACATTTTTGTTAGGAAGCTGAGTTTACAACACCAGTTGCTGGCAACGCTGAGAAATCTGCTGCAGAACGTCAGATTGTATGTTTAGTAATGCTTCACACAGCTTTTAGTGACTTAGTTCTTCTGATAACTTGATTTGTAACTGTCACTGCAGATGAATGCAGATGCTCTCATTGACTGTGTAAAAGACAACATCGGTTTCAGCAATGGGAAACCTGTGGCTGCATTTACGATATACAAATGTCTTCTTTACTGGAAGTGTTTCGAATCTGAGAAGACCAATCTGTTTGATCGTCTGATTCAGATGATTGGTTCTGCCATTGAGGTAATTGGGAGTGGCAGTTCGTGACATTGTGTAGGATTACTTAAACTAAACTAGGAAGTTTCCAACTattcttttgatattttcagAATGAAGATGACAATAGTCACTTGGCGTATTGGTTGACAAGCACATCGGCGCTATTATTTTTGCTTCAAAAAAGTCTTAAAACCGGTGGCAGTGGAGCAACACAAAGCAAGAAGCCACCTGCTGCGACTTCTTTGTTTGGAAGGATGGCTATGGTTAGTAGTATTGTTGAGTTAATGTGACTTTCCGGTTACAATCTTAACTCTCCTCTCTTTGTTTCACCAGAGCTTCCGCTCATCACCAGCTTCAGGCAACCTAGCAGCAGCAGCTGAAGCCGCTGCTAACGCAGTGATCCGTCCCGTGGAGGCGAAGTACCCGGCTCTCCTTTTCAAGCAACAGCTTGCAGCTTATGTTGAGAAAATGTTTGGGATGGTTAGAGATAACTTGAAGAAAGAGTTATCCACTTTACTCTCTCTATGCATTCAGGTTTCTTGCTGACCTTTCTTTGGCGTGATGATGATTATGTTTCTTTGCACTTTGAGGATGATGATCTTTGGTTGTTGTCCAAATGAAAAACTTCAGGCGCCGAGAACTTCTAAAGGAGGGATGCTAAGATCTGGTAGATCCTTTGGAAAAGATTCTCCTGCAACTCACTGGCAAAGCATTATCGACTGTCTCAATTCGCTTCTTGTCACATTGAAAGAAAATCATGTAAGGAGACAAAACAAAGTAGAGTTTCGATTGGCGTTTTTACTATTTTGTGTCACTCAATTCTCATAATGTTGACATGAAATGCCCAGGTTCCTTTAGTACTCATCCAGAAGATATACTCTCAAACTTTCTCTTTCATCAACGTACAACTTTTCAACAGGTAAGTTTAATTCTTACTCAACTGTATACTTTGGTCTCACTCACACGGATTTGTTTTATTTCGTACAGTCTTCTTCTGCGGAAAGAGTGCTGTACATTCAGCAATGGAGAGTTTGTCAAAGCCGGGCTTGCTGAGCTAGAGTTATGGTGTTGCCAAGCCAAAGAAGTAAACATTCCTGAGTCATGATCTGTGTTACATACAAAATATTTCAATACTGTTCTATAAATCAATGGTTTTATATTGTCTGTGATTTGCAGTATGCTGGACCGTCTTGGGAAGAACTGAAACAAATCAGACAAGCCGTTGGGTTCCTGGTATGTTAATACTTCCTACCAACTTATGTTGGTCCATATTGAAAAATGTAATCACTGGTTCCTTTTAACTGCTCCTCTCTTTGACCTGTAGGTTATACACCAAAAGTACAGAATCTCTTTTGATGATATAGCACACGATCTTTGCCCGGTAAAAAATCTGTTTACAGTTTCTAGGAACACAATGGATGGtcattgtttttatttgaataatattGTTCTTGGTTATATTTGTTACAGGGACTCAGTGTCCAGCAGCTTTACCGTATTTGCACATTATACTGGGACGACAGCTATAACACCAGAAGCGTCTCACAAGAAGtactttaaaaacatttttttcactTCCATTTGTTCAACTTGAAACCTTTGTAGATGCTGAACAAAATTTTCAGGTTATATCGAGCATGCGGGCACTCATGACAGAAGAATCCAATGATGCAGACAGTGATTCCTTCTTGTTAGATGATGATTCCAGGTAAAACTCTACTTCAAGGTTGTAACGTTGAAAATGATATAAGATCCATCATTTACGTCAAACTATACTTTATGAAGTTTACGAGATACAATATTGACAGCAAGTTCTTTCGATAACTCTTCggtatatgtatatttatttttttgtttgcagcATTCCTTTCTCAATCGATGATATTTCAAGTTCGATGCAAGAGAAGGACTTTGTAGGAATCAAACCAGCAGAAGAGCTTCTTGAAAATCCTGCTTTTGTATTCTTGCACTAAGAAGTTCCTCAAAGTTTGAGAAGCTCAGTCTCTAAAagctctcttcctctttgtttttttagtcTTGGTGTGGAGAGGAGGGGCTTTCTTGAACCAAGAGGAAAGAAGATGCGTAAAAGTGTAAATTTCTCTTTGTTGTGGGgctgttttgaaaatattaccAATGTAATTCTCAACTATtcattcattattatttttgacctcagattttttttttgtttttttctatttttatatgttttcagcCTGACGATTATATGTGCAAAGTTTGAGATTCCTTGGTTGTTTTTGTTGTACAAAGTTTAAAGAACATTATTATGTATATGCTCTATTATACGACTCATATAAGTGATTTATTGTACTATCACTTACTTTTAATCAGTTTGAATATAAGAAAAAcccatatttaaaaaacaaaaaaaaaacaaaaacgaaaagCACACGATAGGGTATGTAGTTCCCATGTGAATTTGCATAAACTCTAAACTAACAAAATCATACCTGTAAATTAGTCCATCAAGATTTACTTTTGGTAATTCTAAAAGGAAAATATTAAGAGAAAGCAACGTTGACTGTAATGCATAACATGAGTTTGTATCACATTTCTCTACAATAATCTCTCGTCTAGTACACATTTTAATCATTCACTAGTAAACATATATCTCCCAAAATCTGTCAACAGTTCGTAATATTGTTTTCTACTTTGTGTCGGCCTTTGACCATCTTCCAAATTGGAT includes:
- the LOC108826642 gene encoding protection of telomeres protein 1a isoform X2, yielding METESQFKPVKLKDATNLINQQVNLLGIVIELRQPKQCSNKNWVCTLHIIDDSYPRPGLTVNVFSNNREELPKHYGMMILLLNVKMQSFDGGRRVNAACKQRSSSFALFQRRSGDGDFVCWQSSSNFDGEERYESSIIELGKVFALTGIFDQASQISPYKPEPAQPPPVFSFLREINDGNRFNLVCKVLHVDEDTNTIFVWDGTDAPPASIGFEDKPVSNLSVHTLLSRDILRSFPTVGTILRVSLSNHHLFHGVVKPGDWVKLCLLLLCVVDKGSWIGKVTGSTTVVTLAQDDHLVEKIMRIYEKRITSKMGHIPFWSFPSPPGLTGTDADQVPFVTLMDIITFPKFITGYIQIQMHCSSGVCISFASRGREWSLPSSVDPGGSNSSFRGFLMRRRSRAFLGRRVTTEHRDVEEEVESVAWNNKGKLSIFGYKTSTVDRVLYLLLLYQ
- the LOC108826642 gene encoding protection of telomeres protein 1a isoform X1, whose translation is METESQFKPVKLKDATNLINQQVNLLGIVIELRQPKQCSNKNWVCTLHIIDDSYPRPGLTVNVFSNNREELPKHYGMMILLLNVKMQSFDGGRRVNAACKQRSSSFALFQRRSGDGDFVCWQSSSNFDGEERYESSIIELGKVFALTGIFDQASQISPYKPEPAQPPPVFSFLREINDGNRFNLVCKVLHVDEDTNTIFVWDGTDAPPASIGFEDKPVSNLSVHTLLSRDILRSFPTVGTILRVSLSNHHLFHGVVKPGDWVKLCLLLLCVVDKGSWIGKVTGSTTVVTLAQDDHLVEKIMRIYEKRITSKMGHIPFWSFPSPPGLTGTDADQVPFVTLMDIITFPKVTYKYRCIVRVVFAFPSQVEDENGHYRVLLTLEDPTAALEAFLCDEEAEHFWGVGLQQNTEMLRKKWNQLLGITRESSASLATRHPPWIECCIFSYYTSKADPWRTRSYKVFGTNLLD